Part of the Macrobrachium rosenbergii isolate ZJJX-2024 chromosome 2, ASM4041242v1, whole genome shotgun sequence genome is shown below.
CTGCTACAGCAACGAAGCCTTGGGCAGGAAATACCTTCTGACTGAGCTCAACGTTGATGTACAGCCACTTGATATCCAGGTATGAAGTCACTTGATTAATAACTGGAATCAGTATGGTTTGACCGACGAAGTGAACATTTCAGTGAGACTTCATttctgctaaaaaaataaaacaatattatgtATATCAAATGTTAGGTACTACTTTCCTctacatatatctattatatgAGATTATTTAGCTTCACATAAATATGCATTtgcgtatgtatataatgtaggaATATTTGTGTATAAGTAACGATATTTAAAATACTCTGTTCTTTTCAGAATGATGGTAAATTCATAAATGTCAAATGGAACGACGGGCACGTATCTGAGTACCCAGCGGAGTGGCTCCATGCCAGGGCATTCACCCCAACAGCCAGAGCCCTCAGGAGGAAAGTTTATGCTCTGCCAAGGGTAAGGGAGGTCGCTGAGTTCTTCAAAATCTTTTGGTAATGAAAACtgactgaatgaaagtgaaagtaatgaaaaatataagaagttTTTCGCACGTACGCGCTCACAGACGAACAGACgaatggaaaaatttaaatatctgtatattCTTCCTTCAGAAACCTTGGGGCTCCAACCACAAGCTGCGAGAGTTCGATTACGAGACAATGAAGAGGGACGATAAGGTCCTCCTCGAATGGCTCCTAACTATGGAGACTCGAGGATCAGCGATGCTCAAGAATGTGCCAGATAGTGACGTCGCAGGACCTGAAATGATAGAACACATCGCATTTGTTAAACAATCTCATTATGGGTGAGTACTCACTAGTTAACTGGAATGCGAGATGGTTAACTGAGGGTTAAATTCTCTAGTTCATTAAAAATGTAACACATGctcattatattgtaaatttgaaattaaGAATTATGGTATGTCTCCTATGTGAATGATTGGTAGTCGAGAGCATGTTAGCTATTAATATTAAGCACAGATAAGGCTACTGGAATTACCCTGCTCAGTCACAATATGCGCAAAACGTGAGTTCATAGCAGACATTAAGTAATGAAAGGTTTTCCATTGCGTTGTGATCTTAAAAAGTACTCGTCTTCTCTCCACAGACCCCATTCACCCGTGATTAATAGACCGAACACAAACAACGTCGCTTTTACCAACGCCAAATTAGGAATGCACAACGACCTTCCTCAGTACGAGCAAATGCCCGGGGTATGGATTTTCTCACACTTGTTTACAACAAGGAGTAATCTGTCCTCGCTACTCATTAATAAAACGTTTTACAACTGAAGTCAACATATCGCCATTAGCTAGTCAGTACTCAAGACGTATGCATATTTATCATTCGCTGTCATAACTGATGTGATTGTCACCCTTTCACCAGATCATCTTCATCCACTGCGTGAAGCAGCACATTGGCACCGGAGGTGAGAGCGTCATTGCAGATGGGCTCTTTGGCGCTGAGCTCCTCCGGAAGGAACACCCAGAGGCCTTTGAGATCCTGACCACCACCGACTCCTACTTCTGGGACAAAGGTCACGCCAACTTCTCCTGGGAGATGGACGAGTTCTATAAGATCTCTAAGTTCCCTATCATCACGTGAGTCTCAATTTGTAGCATTTGTAAAACCAGTAAGGCAGCTGAAGTTAAAAGTAGTCTCTTGAAAGTTTATGAATGAAACTGTATAGATATAACTAAGAGTTAGACCTCAATACTCAAGTTTTCGTCTTTGTTTGAATGAGTTAGAAATGACTTAATCAACTTAATTTGGAGACAACAACAGATACTGAAATCTGCTGACTACCTTTAAAGAAATTGAAGatactgaaattaaaattgttattgcAGACTTAACAGCAACAAAGAGGTCATTCGCGTTGCTGTCAACAACGCCATCCGGGACTCCTACCTCGACATGCCATCGAATAAGGTCAAGAAATTCTACGAAGCCATGAAGCTCTTCAACGACATCCTTTACGCTAACTCCTCAACTTTCAAGATGGACTCTGGTAAGCTTAGTTGCTTTCCTATGCAGcatttttgtttacaaagtaTATAGTTTAAGATATGCAAATCCATTCTCTACCATATACGTGGAGtaactatacaaaaataaaagttgtagACAAATTTCTTAGCGAGTCAGTGAAACTAAACATTCATTATcgtttttatcaaaatgaaggaaacccctcatgatgaaacaaaaaagaaacaaaaatggttcATAGATCGTTATCAGTGGGGTATTCTCCTGTTATCTATAATATTTTAGTTAAGATCCCAGTTCATAATCAATTACGTCAGAAATAATCTCAGATGCAATGTAGAGTCATTACAAGTCGTGTTACTGAAATCGTTACGACTGATTACCcacccatatactgtatatagagcgTGAAAGCGAAATGAGGTCAAACTAGAAATACAAAGGAACTCTCATTTGTGAATCTCAATCGCTTCTAGGTGACCTGATGACTCTGGACAACGTGCGATGCCTTCACGGCCGTGAAGGATACGAAGCCTTCAGCGATCGACACATCGAATCGTCTTACCTCGACTGGGATGAGGCTCGATGCCGCAGGAGGAGAATCCAAGAAAAACTAGGCCTCCTTCGAGCTGTCTGAGACCTGCTCTTcgacatattctttaaaatttgactcactgtatatttataatgtcaCTACAAGTGATAAATTCTCAAGTGAAGACTTGAAAAACTTCCGGACAAAGGAAGAGGATTAATGGAAAATAGAAGTTAGGAGAAAAAAAGTCTGTTTcgataaaaaagagaggaaacctaaaaatattttcaatttttccaaaCTTCAGATATCGCAGATAGTCACCTTTAAGTACTGCTCCTCTTGTTAGCACGCTATTTCCTTATGTGCTGCGCTCCTATATGGATTACATATTCTTGCATTTAACGTAATTGCTTAAGCATTTATTTCATCAGTCCCGTGCATAGagttttattgttgatttatttttttataagtattcaaTGTCATCTGTCTTCATTGTACTCCTTGTGTTCTATCTATAAATAAGTTTATGTTCTACGTATAATCCTTAAGCatatagttattataattatgtttaaaatactttcgattaaatatgtatatattaagacAAGTGAAAACTATTTAATTGTTATGCATTTCTTACtcacaaattatttttgtaacaatTCTACAGTTAATAAAACTTTACGAAATAAAAAACAGTTAACATATCAATATCCTCGCTTACTCTCCTATTGCTTAGAATTTCACCTCTCTATACCAGAACTGGACAGGTAAAGTTAATTCAGCGActccttatataaaaaaaataaatacctgtgcAGAACTCTTAATTAATTGGAGTTAACCGAGATGAAAGGgcaaaaatgaaagttatattGTGAGTGAATGTGgaaatacaaagaataatatCTTGTACGGATCTCGTTCTTAATATTTAGGCCTACACTGGcaagaaaaaaatgtacattttgttTCAAGGGGGAAACGTTAAAAGGAGTGTTTGactagtttttagttttcggtaaaagaatattcagatggctctgtctgtcctccctcagatcttaaaaactacttaggctagagggctgcaaattggtatgttgatcatccaccctccaatcatcaaacataccaaattgcagccctctgacctcagtagttttttttttatttaaagttaaatttagccataatcgtccgtctatgggtaccaacaacacaggccaccaccgggccgtggctgaaagtttcatggaccgcggctgaaagtttcatacagcattatacgctgtacagaaaactcgattgcgccaaagaaacttcggcgcattttttacttgttttaattttataacatactggctttcataaaacaaaatcataccGTATACCTTCCTTTATGTAGTAAGGAATATTATGCCTCTATAAATCTTAGAGTCACCTGTATCACCTTTATTCTTGACCAATAGAAGAAATATCCCCTCACTCATTCATACAGACCTTTTCCTCGTCCAAACATCCTTATAAACCGTGGTCATACTATCAATTGTACTTCAGCCACAATACCATAAAATCTTACATGACTATAATCCCATCACCCTCCGAAAAGTTTCGATTTTTGAAAGTCATATCCTCAGCAACAATTTCCACAAGCCTTCTCAACTTTACAGTTACATTTCCACTCTTGCATCTTTTAGAGCTACCTCTTTATATTCACCCATATCCAACataccttaaaaatattaattccattGACACAGTACACATGTGAATGTTCCATTCGAAGATCTACTTGTTCAGTAACTTTCTTCTTTATCGCTTTCTTCTTGATTACCTATTCCCCCTTTGGTATATTTGAGAATGACCCTTCAAATCTCTTCACTTTAGTTCATACTACCTCAAAATGTTTTTCAGTCCCTCTTCCTACTCTTCTTTAACAAAATTCTCTCTATGCTAATTCCATAATACTATCCTTCAATTTGACAATAAAATCTTTAACCCAAACCAAGTTTTCGTTCTTTTCAGTATAAGTAATTCCTACTATTGTTCAAAAGACCTGGTCATTTTAGTTACATTCCAGCCTTATTTTCAGTCCTTGctctctaacaaaatatatttcctacCATCTTTGCTTCAACTAGATAATGATTATGCATACTTCCAACCACTCCTTTTCTCACCTTTACATCCATCAACTTGTTCTTCCATTTACTCTGTAAATAGTTTTTGAAATTACTTATTAGGCAATGCAGAAACTACAGTGTTAATTATTGTCATCGTACTTGTTCCATGGTGATGATACCATCATGGTAACGGGTTTTTTTATTAGAAACAAACTAGTTTTTAAGTTCGtgatgtgtatgtgcatattatagttttattgttctaaatatttcattatgttgcACAGGTTCTTTAAATAGAGTATTTATTATtctaacatatttatataatgcaaTATTTATCCATGGTTTTAAAATGTACACAGACCTAGTAATGgtattcagtatttattattattaatccctcTAACGATACTcttcatgtattttttatgaCTATTATGTCATTTTAAATGATATTGTAGTAAAAggatattttattacaataaaactgaatattttgccCCATTATAACCGATATTTTTAGTATGaatctctccttctctctattCTTAAATAATATCCCAAGATTAACTATTCGTCATCTAATAACATGCAAATTCTCTAGTGAGGCTTCGTAAGTATGACTCTAGTTATCAGTACGAAATAAGATAAGGAGCAGCTGTCAAAGGTGCGCAGATAAGATTTTGCCAACATCATTCACTGAAGCGGATGTCTCCAGCCAATTCTGGTTCCGCTTTAAGTGGTCACGTATTCCAGTCTATATCTTGAGCTACTGAAAGGTATCGAAGGTATGTAATCTTCTCTGTGTTATCGTTCAGCGACCCACAGTCATCCTGAATCCAGCTGTGTTCGTTTGACTATAACGCCTCTAATGAGAgcgcttaaaaatttaaaaaaatatgaatggcaaACTTGATCTAAAATCTGCAAAGTAAAAGACaccacactcacgcacacatactaaaacacacacacacacatacagggtgtttcgaaattagaggcccccccaccct
Proteins encoded:
- the LOC136843965 gene encoding gamma-butyrobetaine dioxygenase-like, with amino-acid sequence MSYRRTTRALLAGVGAFRKATNQQVRQICTKNCINCKATRSLSLASKAWQQHQVKEAEELPVSGVPISSTQVSKDSVIVKFGDGSESPMPYVWLRDNCRCPDCYSNEALGRKYLLTELNVDVQPLDIQNDGKFINVKWNDGHVSEYPAEWLHARAFTPTARALRRKVYALPRKPWGSNHKLREFDYETMKRDDKVLLEWLLTMETRGSAMLKNVPDSDVAGPEMIEHIAFVKQSHYGPHSPVINRPNTNNVAFTNAKLGMHNDLPQYEQMPGIIFIHCVKQHIGTGGESVIADGLFGAELLRKEHPEAFEILTTTDSYFWDKGHANFSWEMDEFYKISKFPIITLNSNKEVIRVAVNNAIRDSYLDMPSNKVKKFYEAMKLFNDILYANSSTFKMDSGDLMTLDNVRCLHGREGYEAFSDRHIESSYLDWDEARCRRRRIQEKLGLLRAV